The region attttatgtttcaggaGCAACAAAGCAAACAAGTTTATGAACAaatgatgcatgtttttttttttctttttttttgttactagtaaaatcagaaaagtgtggagtgTTTATGTATTCAGCTTCCCTAAGGGAATACTTTATGGTTCAATAATCTTTGTAAAATGATCCAAGCTCAGTCAAACTGCATGGAGAGCATGGGTGACGATCAGATTTCAAATCTTACCATTTATTTTCCATAGAACATACtgtaggtctggactttgactgggccattctaagaCATAAATATACTGTGATCTAAATGTTTCCATTGTATTTCTGGCTGTATGATTGGTGTGTTGCTGGCCCTTGTCAGGTTGTTTTACATAGTTCCTGTGTTCCCTACAGCAGAGGTCCCCAGTCCTGGTTCTCAGGGACCGCTGTCTTCTATGTTTTAGGTGCTACCTTATTGTTGCACACCTGGCTTAAATGAATGAGTGATTAACAGACTTCAACAGCATTGGAGGCATTCTAAGGAGGTAACgtaatcatttgaatcagctgtgcAGGagtgcacacacaaaaaaaaaaaggaaaaaaaaagcagcctATAAACctcatttagtttaatttagtttaattctCCCTACATCTACAACAGGCAGGACAGCGGGCCCCGAGGCCTAGGGCTGGGGACCAGTGGcctaatttttaaaactaaaaaactatCAAACTTATTGATAGAAACGGTCAAGTCTTTGTGCTTGTGTGGGCTTCTTTAAAGCCTAGTTTGACCCATGTATCAGATGACAACCATTCATCCATTGCTCTGTGCATGCTGCACTGTCCAGGTCGGAGGAGGCTCTGTCAGACTGTATCTGGGCACAGGAGCACATGAGAGGGAACGCCGTCATTGACTACAGACAGCTGGGACTGAGATACAAACTCTACTACTGGCAGGTCTGAAAAACGCACGTTTGTCTCTCCATCctttgacttccattcatttctacagtctaaccttaaccaaaactcaattcacaccttagtcctaaacccaaaaacaacatttcctcTTGTGAGGACCAGGCTATGGTCCCCACCAGCAGCAGGGAGTCCCCACAACATGTGTGCACCTGTGTTCACGTTTTAGTTTTTGTAATAGAATTATTGAAATAAGAAGACAGGATGTTCATTTCTTCATCAGATGTCCCTCTTCTAGAGGGTGCTAGTGGCAGGTTACTGCAGTGAGGAGAAATGACCCTCCATATTGCTCCTCAGTCATGAAACAGTCTGTGCTAcaagtttgttttctattttctcgAAGTTTATTGATATAGCACATTTACAAGAACCCCAGCTGACCAAACTGCTTGACAGCAATCACAATATCACAGGtagataaaagataaaacaaagcacaaaatTAACAGTGatggtataataataataaaacattaataaaattaccagtaaaataattatataaattaaaacCAAGACATTCTTAATTTTTAGTGcagttattttgcaaaaaaaaaaaaaaaaagtcaattacTATTTtcacccttttcttttttttctgtgttgctttGTCCATTATGGTAAACAGTAAGAGAAATCTTTTCAAGATTTTATGTCAGAATGCTGGGAGGTTGAGCTCATCATTCCAGAGATCAGTCCTATAGGGGGACTATTGTTTTGGATGAAAAAGCAGAGGCTGCCTCATGCGTCCATAGAAAACTCTCCAGATTCATACAGAGGTCTATCTAAGAGCAAAGTCCTCAGTACAATGATATTCAAGTGTATGCTAGTGCAATATTatcatacagtatatatgtaagTTCTTTTTAGGCATAATTATTATTCCAGTAATCTtgatggctgctggaaaagtaatgtgtttttctatcaCTGTTTGCAGAACAGATTTCCCTGTGGAGTAGGAACTGCTGTGCAAAGCTGTTTTTGTTCCAAAACCACAAAGTGAATTTACCAGGAAAGAAATATTAGAGTAATCACATCAATGATATTTGCTGCTGTAACTTAAGCCGAATATCCTCTCTGAGAGATTTACACACccggaaaataaaatcaatatttaagtGATGGAACTGAAATTTCTTGTTGTAATTTGTTCTCTAGATATTATATAATACAGCAGCTGCGTATTGTCGGATGGGCCAATGGGAGCCAGCCATGGACAAGCTGCTGTCAGCCACTCAGGACAGAGGACAAGGACGAGGGGGAAATATTGAGGTGGCTTTGAAGAGCGTTGAAGTGAGTGCTGCAGTCTTTACTTCAGACCTGGGCATGAAACagtttactatttatttttagctgcataGTCACATTTAGTTGCCAAAtacacaaaagaaaactgactaataaaattcagatttagaATGTACATGTGCCCACCCATTCGCACACAAATGTGGGATAtaagggctgcacagtggcgcagttggtagcttGCCTTGGTAACAGGCAGGGGTCCTTCTGCATGGAGtgtgcatgttctccctgtgtatgtgtgggttctctccaggtactctggcttcctcccacagtccaaaaacatgactgttaggttaattggtctctccaaatcctccctaggtgtgtgtgtgtgtgtgtgtgtgtgcatggttgtttgtcctgtgtctGGTCtcgccctgcgacagactggcgacctgtccagggtgactcCGCCTCTCACCCAGAATGTTAGCTGGCAAATAGGCACCAAGCagccctcccaaccccactagggacaagggtgttagaatattagaatatatatatatatatatatatatatatatatatatataaaatgtgtgttttacatGTCGTTTTTGAAATGTCTACTTTCCAGTCAGAACAAACTTTTTGGTGAAATGGGAAGAATAGGCCTAAGTATGAAAGGGGTCTAAGCAATTTTGTGCTTAACTGCAGGCTTAAATAACTGTGCTTTGTATGTTATGACATTACATATTAACATTAGAATATTAGCACTGAACTGTCACTTATTTGTGCTTTCTAGAGGAGGGAGGTCCTGGACCCTCTGCTGGTACCAGTGGGGTCGGTGTTTCGTcccagaaaacaggaaattgaGCAACTGCACCAAAGAGACTTCCTGGGGAAGGCAAAGGTGATGTGTCCTTCAGGGACTTGCTAGATATTCACAATCGGTCATCAATATAGATTACATTAGCTCCATTTGGAGTTTTCAGAGAGAATAAATAGTCCAATAGTAATCTGACTGGAAAAGAGTAGCTGGGTCAGAATTTATTTGGATCAATTCATTACAGTTCAATCAAATAGACACATTTAACTTTGAGTCAAATTCAGTTTAGAATGGCAGGTGGTACAAAGTTATCAATCAAAGCATCAACTCACTGACTGATTAGCAATCCAACCACTCCCTTTTATCAGAAAACTGAATAAACTGGAATAGTTTCTCTGCTAAAGAAAATCTCAGTTCACAGAGTCAATGACAGCAGCTGGTCTGTCAGGAGACACAGCAGAACAGAGAGGCTAGTGCTACTAGCTAGTGCTACTGTGTATGGAGTGAAGAAGAttaagtaaacataaaatatgaggCTGGACTAAATGTGAGTGAAAACAGTCAGAGTCTCAACAAGAACTCCAAGCCTTCAGTAAGTCTGGAAAACTGTTAATCAAGAGATCATCGAAATCTGACAGCTTGGAAGGCAAATATCAATAGATGACTCCACACTTACAGTATTAACGGTGTATCTGTAAAGCATATCTCAGCAACAGCAAGTTCAGTAGACAGTTCGTACTAACTAGTTAGACTTTCTCAGTGGCAGAAGGGTTTACAGCACGTTCTCCATAGAAAAGCATTTAATAACTATGcaataatgaaattatttcatgttGATGAAAATATCAGCTATTGATATTCATAGGTAGAAATCAAATTTTGCGGAAGTTTGGATATCCAGAGTCTCCTTCtggatttttaacttttatgcTGTAATCTACAGGTGATTTCTTCTATGATTCCTAATGATGATTTTGGAGGCTTTGAACCTCTGAGGCAGCAGGTGAGTGTGATCAGAACATCTTTATATCTGATGAGACTTCAGTCGGTCACTGAACCCATGTTCTAACTCTGCTTTCTGTGCAGAAGCCTGGTTTCTATGAGCCTAAGACAGACGGTGTCCAGTGAGTTTTCCATGATCCTGCAGAAAATACTGAACATaactgaacaaaataatttcataaatcaatccttgtgtgtgtgaatttgtgtTGTGTGTTAGGGAGTCCCGATACATGCGTGTGCGGGCTCCTTACATGGCTCGGGGCCCAGGACAGCTGACTGTCCCCGGAGGCTCCatggtgtttttatttggagAGGAGGACAGAGATGGAATGATCAATGTCATCCAGGATGGACAGGTGAGGACAAGTCCTTTATAGTCTGTGGGGATACTGGGAGTTTATGCCTAGTCAAAAATAAATCCCTGTTCCTTTAAGCAATTCCATTAAATTCATTACATTGGTATTGCACTATTTCATAACATATATCATCTCACAGCATTGTTACTGCATATTGAAAAGCTAAAGAtcatcacattttattaaacatttagaaTTCAAAgttaaagctgattttttttattggtcagaTTAAAGGGCATaactaataattaataaaatagcaACACAGATATTGATAGGGAAAAGCACAGAACAATGGAAACAGGTGCATGTTCAACTTATTTTATCTACTGGTTTAACTTCAACCTTTTCTTCAAACAGACATCACAGATTAGAGCTAGATCAAATCAAACAGCATGCAATGAATTAACATGCAGTCAATCCCCTTCAGCTGACTAAAGTTACTGTTAAACTCCAAAACACAGTCAGATCATTTCAGACTGCAACAAAGTTAAAAGTCCCAgatgaaacatgcaaaaagcttCTCAGAAAAAGATTAAAGCCCTTTAACGTCAATAAAGATTCTGCCAGTACTTATTGAATGTGGTAAAAATAATGCTGGAAAtgccttttttaataaaatgtagatAAATAGTCAggcatttttctattttaatgttttttttaacatcgtTTTAGTGtctttagaaacttttttttttttcctgaattaaaaaaataaaataaaataaaccacttAAACCTTAATCTGCCAGTGGTGTCACTAATTCTGAGCTTAACTGAATTCCTTGATTATTCTGGGCAGTTCAGAACTTTGTTCTTTTGCTTTCAGAGAGGACTGCTGCCAGTGTCGCTACTTGAACCTGCAAATGTCAAGAAATCTAAGAAGGAGAATGTAAAGTTTTTCCGTCCTATAAATGTCCATTAATACTCCAATTATCCTGTTTCCTGCTCACTGCCCAGTATTTATTGTAAACCTTCCAAGACTGTCTGTCACACAAAAGAGTTAAACATATCAAGATTTCCTGTTTTACTTAACTTAGTTTCTCCAACAGCGCGTCCCCACTGGGATCCCCCTCCCTCCGGAACACAAGCCACCGAGTCGCCCAGAGTCTCTGCCGAGATCTCTGGTTCCTCCTCGTGGTAAAACTCACACTCCTGCTAATCTTAGTTTGTAGCTCCTCTACTTTTTTGTCCCAGTCAGGTGTTTTCTATCTGAGGAAACTCACCTGATTGCATTAAGTTAGTGTCTGCACAGTGACTGCACATGTGATATATGCATGTTCTTCCttcatagcaaaaaaaaaagcctcccGTATGAGTGACCATCTGCCAAGAAAGACTGGGAATTTGAGATGACAGagcagacacacaaaaaacactgtTTCTCTGTCTATATTAAGGAAAAGTGAACCAAGttagtagcagcagtagctcctttcatggcttcaaagacAAAGTTAATTAAAGAACAGGAGGGAGCATCAATGGAGAATTATCTGCATAGAGAGCTATAACTCACCTGATGGCCAACTACAGGGAGATGACACAGTGTAACAGAAACACCAGGACAGATTATTCAACACCAATTGTTGATCCACCAACTAACTCCCAGCTTCCCCATCCCCATGCTGTCAACCACAGGATCTGAATATCAACAGTACTGTAATCAGTATTACAAAACACAGTTCGCACATGGCGCCAAACAGGCCAGTGCTGCCTTTGCCTAGAGGAGTTTTAACTCCTGAGTTTTCCAGTTGTGTGCTCTTTATCCACCGTCATCCTGCTCTAATTCAACTTTAAGTTGtttgcaaaaatgcaaacaacttctgttttattttctcctctggGATGCCACTCATTAGAATATTGTTTTCCACACTGTCTGCTTTTGAATCCAAGACCAACATGGATTCGGTAAATGTCTGAATATCATTCAAACATATCATTTAGTTGAATCCATTATTTATCTTGCTTTGTTTATCTTTCAGTTCATCAACTTCCTTCTGAATAAAGTGAAGTTTGTCTTTACTTCCTGCAGATCTTTCCTTAGCTCATCCACTCATTTGGTAATAGTGAAGTTATTGCAACTCTTCTCTTGTTGCAGCAACCGTTCTTTAAAGTGTAATCACTCTTTGGTTGAGTATTTGGGATTGTATTCCACTTAAACACAGTCATGAAATTTAGACCAATCATACAATAGTGCTGCATGGAGAGTGGGGCAAAATATTCACCAAAGGGTTGTGACAAGAAGTGACGCACAACATGAGGCTGAGAACAATATGATGCAATTTTTGTCACACCGCTGTTAGAATGAGAACCGATTTTTGCGGTTTGACTCGACCATGAAAATGGTTAAAAAGTTCCCTTAAAACTGCCCATATCATCTcacaggaacctttaatttattACATCACACTTTAACCTGACAAAAACTCAACTGGCTTCCCATCACACATCACATCAACTTCAAAATACTCCTCCTTACCTTCAAAGTTGTCCACAACCTCATACCTCCACCACATCCCTCATGTTGCTCCACCCGTCTGCACCCGCAGATCCTCTTCCATTTAGATCTAGCTTCAAAACTCATCTGTCCTGATTGTTCACTACTGTCTTATGTATAgttttatattatgtttttgtttattgggTGTTTTAATATTGTGTCTATTTTTAAGTTTGATGATGCAAGGTGACCTTGagtgtcaaaaataataaattgtattATAAAGCGGCAGCGCAGAGCCTCAGGACTGAACTGTGTTTTGGTTGTGTAAGAGTAATGACTGTAACCAAAACATAGAACGATTAAAAAAAGCTCCATGTTTCTGATACTTGTATTGGAGCTGCTTCCTGGGGGCGGACCCTACAACAACAATGCTTtgcatttagtttattttgacaTCCATGGCCATGAACAGACCTGCTATCAGACTGATTTTACCTTGTCTTCTCCGCAGAGAGTCCATCCACAGAAACTCCACCTCCATCCTACAACAATGCCACCCACACACAGCCACCAGCCTCAGGGCCCCCCAGGTACACGGCCAACGCAGCAAGCAACAAggtagcacacacacacacacgtgcg is a window of Xiphophorus hellerii strain 12219 chromosome 12, Xiphophorus_hellerii-4.1, whole genome shotgun sequence DNA encoding:
- the noxa1 gene encoding NADPH oxidase activator 1 isoform X2 — protein: MPYTELLRLWNESVQAVDANDWEGALAKLQQIPEQTSRTHFNAASAHLALGQLDMALRCLDLTIAKDERLAVAFFQRAAVMLQMDRSEEALSDCIWAQEHMRGNAVIDYRQLGLRYKLYYWQILYNTAAAYCRMGQWEPAMDKLLSATQDRGQGRGGNIEVALKSVERREVLDPLLVPVGSVFRPRKQEIEQLHQRDFLGKAKVISSMIPNDDFGGFEPLRQQKPGFYEPKTDGVQESRYMRVRAPYMARGPGQLTVPGGSMVFLFGEEDRDGMINVIQDGQRGLLPVSLLEPANVKKSKKENRVPTGIPLPPEHKPPSRPESLPRSLVPPRESPSTETPPPSYNNATHTQPPASGPPRYTANAASNKAGSPQPAEEGSVVVKVHYTYNLALSIPLDTPYHELKERIAEKVGQSASQLRLRHKQSGSRVLLPLPGAEESGRTVQEVAEAGRVTLWCQREDPLANRTILYQMVALYDYAAEGPEDLEFSEGDTIDILSEVNQEWLEGHCAGNIGIFPSSFAYKENKSIIQD
- the noxa1 gene encoding NADPH oxidase activator 1 isoform X1, yielding MPYTELLRLWNESVQAVDANDWEGALAKLQQIPEQTSRTHFNAASAHLALGQLDMALRCLDLTIAKDERLAVAFFQRAAVMLQMDRSEEALSDCIWAQEHMRGNAVIDYRQLGLRYKLYYWQILYNTAAAYCRMGQWEPAMDKLLSATQDRGQGRGGNIEVALKSVERREVLDPLLVPVGSVFRPRKQEIEQLHQRDFLGKAKVISSMIPNDDFGGFEPLRQQKPGFYEPKTDGVQESRYMRVRAPYMARGPGQLTVPGGSMVFLFGEEDRDGMINVIQDGQRGLLPVSLLEPANVKKSKKENRVPTGIPLPPEHKPPSRPESLPRSLVPPRESPSTETPPPSYNNATHTQPPASGPPRYTANAASNKQAGSPQPAEEGSVVVKVHYTYNLALSIPLDTPYHELKERIAEKVGQSASQLRLRHKQSGSRVLLPLPGAEESGRTVQEVAEAGRVTLWCQREDPLANRTILYQMVALYDYAAEGPEDLEFSEGDTIDILSEVNQEWLEGHCAGNIGIFPSSFAYKENKSIIQD